The following is a genomic window from Halopelagius inordinatus.
TCGGAAAGGACGTGGGAGAGGTAAACCACGGCCGACTCTATCCGAATCTCGACGCACTCGTCGAGGAGGGCCTCGTGGAGAAAGGACAGCAGGACCGACGTACGAACTACTACAAGATATCGGAGGAGGGCTGGCAAGCGATCGAACGACGCCGCGAGTGGGAAGACCAGTACGTCTCACTCGGAGAGTAACTCACCTCTTCATCCATCATACTCGAAAGCACTCGAGAGCCGGTAGTCCCGCCAACGGCGAATCGAGAACCGTTTCGGCGACGGTCGTGCCGGAAAGCCGGGCGTCCGAGACTGATGCCGTCACACTCCTGCGGTAAGAGTTACGATAACTGATACCATCTCGTCGACGTCCGAGTATCGCGTCGAAGCTAGCCTCTCCACACGGACCGTGATTCGAGCGGAAACCTCTGTTAGAGCCGTTATATCGCGAATTTCGGCGGATGAGACGGTTCGGAACGACCGATTCGATCTGCTCACCGCTATACAGGTTCCCCATAACAAAGCAGATACACGACAACCAACAGGTAGAGAACGATTCATGACGAACAACTTGAGCGTGGTCGAACAGCCCGAAGTCGACCCTCAGTACACCGGGCACACGCCCGACCGAAACCAATGACGGACAGTGTCGGCGACTCCGACGACCGACGAGTGGCCGTCGTATTGGGAACTCGCCCGGAGATCATCAAGTTCGCTCCGATCCTCAACGAATGTGAGAAGCGAGGGATAGAGTGTCTCCTCATCCACACGGGGCAACACTACTCCGACGGCCTCGACCAGGTGTTCTTCGACCAGTTGTCTCTGCCCGAACCCGACTACAACCTCGAAGTGGGTTCGCTGGGGCACGGAGAGCAGACGGGACAGATGCTCACGGGCATCGAGCGAATTCTCCTCGACGAGACGCCGGACGTCGTCTTAGTGCAGGGTGATACGAACTCGACGCTCGCGGGCGCACTCGCGGCGACGAAACTCCACATCGACGTGGGGCACGTCGAGGCCGGTCTGCGGAGTTTCGACCGGGAGATGCCCGAGGAGATAAACAGACTCGCTACCGACCACATCTCCGATTACCTCTTTGCGCCGACCGAAGAGAGCCGACAGTACCTCGAACGCGAGTCGGTCGGCGGCGAAATCGTCGTCACCGGAAACACCGTCGTCGATACGTTGTACCAGTACCGAGACGTCGTCCGAAGAGAGAGCGACGTGCTCGACGAACACGACCTTCAGCCCGGGGAGTTCTACCTTCTCACGGCACACCGCGCGGAGAACGTAGACAACCCGGAATCGTTCGAGAAGCTCCTGACCGGCGTCGCGCGGTTCGCCGAACGCACCGGACGCGACGTCGTCTACCCGGTACACCCGCGAGCGACGTCGGGGTTAGAGGAGTTCGACATCGAGGTACCCGAATCGATACGCACGATCGAACCGCTCGAATTCTTGGACTTCCTCTGTCTGGAATCCGAGGCCGCGTTGGCGTTCACCGACTCCGGCGGCGTTCAAGAGGAGACCTGTATCCTCGGTACGCCCTGCGTGACGCTTCGGTACAGTACGGAGCGTCCCGAGACGGTTCACGTCGGCGCGAACTGCCTCGCCGGGTTGGAACCCGACGACATCTGCGACGCCGCCGAGACGATGGTCGGCAAGAGCGGAGACTGGCCGGTCCCGTTCGGAGACGGAAACGCGTCCGAGCGGATACTCGACACCGTCGCCGCCGAAGAAGAGACAGACGTCGAAGCACTGGAGGCACCCACATGAAACTCTGTGTACACGGAATCGGATATATCGGACTCGCGACCGGGGCACTGTTCGCAAACAACGGCCACGACGTCGTCGGATACGACCCCGACGAGGAGTTAGTCGCCGAACTGCGCGAGGGCGAACCCCGCACCACCGAGGATGACCTCCGCGAATACGTGTTGGAGGCGATGGAAAAGGGGTTCGAACCGAGCACCGAACCGGTCGAAGCCGACTGTCACCTCATCTGCGTTCCGACTCCCTACGACGAGGACGCCGGGCGCGCGGACATGGCGTACGTCGAGACGGCGGGTCGAGCCGTCGCAGACCTCCTGAAACCGGGTGACACCGTCATCCTCGAATCGACGGTCCCGCCGGGGACGACGGCGGACGTGTTGACCCCCGTACTGGCGGAGTCGGGACTCACCCCCGGCGAGGATTTCTCCGTCGCGCACTGTCCGGAGACGGTTCTCCCCGGGAACATCACCCACGAACTCGTCCACAACGACCGCATCATCGGCGGAATCGACGCGGAGTCGGCAGACCGGGCTATCGCCCTGTACGAACCGGTGACCGAAGGGACGATTCACCGCGCGCCGAACGCGACGACGGCGGAGTTCGTGAAACTGTCGCAGAACGCCTACCGGGACGTGAACATCGCGTTCGCGAACGAACTGGCGCGGGTCGCCGCGGACTACGGAATCGGCTCGCGCGACGCAATCGACTTGGCTAACAACCACCCGCGCGTCGATATCTTGAACCCCGGACCGGGCGTGGGCGGTCACTGTCTCCCTATCGATCCGTGGTTCCTCGGGCAGTCGTCCGACTCGCTCGACCTCGTAGAGAGCGCTCGGCGCGTCAACGACGGGATGTCGGAGTACGTCGTCGAGTTGCTCGAATCGGAACTCGGAACGCTCGACGGCGCTCGAATCGCGGTGCTCGGCGTCGCGTACAAGGGCAACGTCGACGACACCCGACGCAGTCCCGGCCTCAGACTCGCGGAGACGCTGTCGTCACTTCGACCGGGGGACCAGCGAGCGTCGGCCGTTACGGACGGAGGTACGGAGGTGGACGTCCGCCTGCACGACCCGCACGTCGAGGACGACGGGATACCGCTCCGTTCGTTAGACGACTCACTCCGCGACGCGGACGCTATCGTTATCAGCGCCGACCACGACGCGTTCGCCGACATCGATCCCGAACGCGCGGCGTCGCTCGTCTCGAACCGCGTCGTGGTGGACGCGACGGCTACGCTCGACGCCGACGGATGGCGTCGAGCGGGATTCGAATACGTATCGCTGTAATCCGCTGTCGTCTGCCGGTTTGTCGCCTATTAAACACCGGCAAAAGCGGTTTAACAGCCGAATAAAATAAGCAGTAATTCAGCTGTCCTATACTGTTTTGTCGTGCCGCAGAGACATTCGCAAAAGACATCTATTCGGTACTTTCAGGCCTTCTAACGGCTCTTTTACCACAAGACTTATTTTGTTAATGGGTCACTTGTGTAGTATGGGATGCGAACAGGACGAGGGTAACCACGAGGGTGAAATGGCAAACAAACAATCTGGGGCCGGATACACGCTGTTCGACGCGGAATCCGAGATGGGGACGCCGACCATGGGGACGTACGTCGGCAACGACAGTGGGTCAGAAGAGTTCACCGCGTCCGACGACGGTTCGCGCACGCTCACCATCCAACCGATCGGTAACGGCGTCGCGACGTTCGAGGTGACGACGAGCGACAGTATCGAAGCGCTCTCGCCGAAACACGACGTGACGGTGTCCGCCGGTCGGAGCGCCGAAGACGCGATCGTCGAATCCGTTCGACACTACGACGTCCGGGGGGACGTGACGCATCTTCGCGTGAACGGTCCGGCGGAGGCGTACCTCGACGGTCAGCGACTCGACCACTGAACGCAGGGAGGCGATTCGTCGACGACGCCGCGTCGTGGACGCGCAGATAAAACAACAGAGCTCACCTCCGGCGACCGGAGATAGGGGACGGTCGGTTACTCGTCCTCGCCGTCGCCGGAGACTGACACTTCTTTCGAGTCGGAGTACGACGCCGAGTCCGACCGCCCGACTCGCCTGTCGGTATCGACTTCGCGCAGGCGTCGTTCCGCTTCGTCTCGGTCCTCCGGATAGCCGATGTCGATGCGCCACCCCTCCAGTGTGACCGTCGAGATGGACCGTCCGGAACGAATCAACAGGTCGATGGCGTCCGGGAGTTCGTACTCGCCCCTGTCGGAGGGTTGAACGAGGTGACAGGCGTCGAAGATGGCCGGAGAAAACGTGTAGAACCCGGTCATCGCGAGGTTGGAGACGGGTTCGTCGGGTTTCTCGACGACTTCGACTATCTCGCCGTCGTCGTTGGTCACGCAGACACCGAACCGAGACGCCTCCTCCCACGGGACTTCCTCGACGAGGAACGCCGCGTCCGACGAGTCGTCTCGCTGTTCCGCGAGGACGTCCTCTAAGTTCGCTCGGAAGATGTTGTCACCGAGCATGAGCATGAAGTCGTCGTCGATATACTGTTCTGCGGTGAGAACGGCGTGGGCGAGTCCTGCCGGTTCTCGCTGGTGCGCGTACGTGATGGGGACGCCGCGGTACTCGTCGCCCAACCGCGAGATTATCTGTTCTTTCTTGTGTCCGACGACGACGACGAACTCCTCTGCGTCGAGACTGACGAGGTCGTCGAGGCAGTGCTCGATTATCGGCTGGTCGCCGACTTCGACGAGTGCCTTCGGCTTGTCGTCGGTCAACGGACGGAGCCGGGTCCCTTTGCCGGCGGCGAGAACGACTGCTTTCATCGCTCGACGGTACGACTATTCGGTCTATTGTTATACGGCGGATAGCGGCGCGAGATGCGCCACATCCACCGACGTGCGGTGTCGAACCCTTCCAACGGGCCGAGGCAGATAAGCTCACGTTCGGGCCCCCCGTCGCGACTGCGAGGTGGGGAAAACCGAATGCGACGAGTCGGCCTGAACAATTTCACTAACGGCCCAAAGCGTTATAAATAGTATTATGCCAATGCGTGAATGATAAACGACCTGAAAGGGTTAGGGATTCCTTCGTACAGTTAAGCCACGATTCCGTCGGACTCGACGACGGCGCGAGCGTCCGACAGAAGGTCCGTCGCGACCGATTCGTCTCTCGCCTCCGCCGTCACCCGGACGAGCGGTTCCGTCCCGCTCGCTCGAACGAGGAACCAGCCGTCTTCAGTTTCGACGCGGACGCCGTCTGTGGTGTCCACTCGGTCGTACTCCGCCAACAGCGCATCGCGAATCCGAGCCATCGACTCCGACTTCTTTTCGACGGGGACGTTCGCGCGACAGGTTTCGTAGCGAACGTCGTCGAGACTCGCGACGAGTTCCGAGAGCGGTCCCTCCCGTCGAACCAAGTCCGCGAGGCGGAGGGCCGCGTGGTGGCCGTCGGGCGCGAGCGTCTCCTCCGGCCAGATCCACGCTCCGCTCGGTTCGCCGCCGAAGACGAACCCCGACTGCGAGACGGCTTCCGCGACGTGTACGTCCCCGACGGGAGTGTAGACCACCTCTCCGCCCTCCGCTTCGACGACGTCGCTCACGAGGAGACTCGTGTCCACCGGGACGGCGACTTTCTCGCCCGAGGAGACGACGTCGCGCGCAAAGAGCGCCAACAGTACGTCGCCGGGGACGTACGACCCCGTATCTGAGACGGCGACCATCCGGTCTGCGTCGCCGTCGTGGGCGATACCGAAGTCCGCACCCGCGGCGGGGACGGTGGCCCGAAGGACCGAGAGCGTTTCTGCGTTCGGTTCGCTCTTGCGGGCGGGAAATCGCCCGTCCGGTTGGCCGTCGAGCGTGTTCACGTCGGCGTCGAGTTCGTAGAGCGCATCGACGGTGACGCGGCCCGTCCCGTTCCCCAGATCGACGACCACGTCGAGGTCCTCCATCGTCTCGAACTGAGCCGACAGGGTGTCGACGTGGCGGCGGGCCGCGTCCGCATCCTCGGTCTCTCGGCCGAGTTCGTCCCACCGAGAGCGGTCGGCGTCGCCCGCTTCGATGCGGCGAGTGATGGCGTCCGTCTGGTCGCCGTCGAACGCCTGCCCGGAGGGATTCCAGAGTTTGATGCCGTTGTCGGGGGCGGGGTTGTGCGAGGCGGTGACGATGACGCCCGCGTCAGCGTCCAACCACTCGACGCACCGAGCGACCGTCGGCGTCGACGCGAGGCCCACGCGGACGACGTCGGTTCCGCACTCGCGGAGACCTACGCTGAGTGCGTCGGACAGCATTCGACCGGAGTCTCGTACGTCCCTCCCGAGAACGACGCGGTCCGCGTCGGTCGCGACGGCTTGGCCGATTCGAAGCGCCAAGTCGGCCGTGACCGTCTCACCGACCGCTCCGCGGATACCGCTGGTTCCGAACATAAAGAGAATCTGACGTGGCGAGAGTATTGGTATACGTCACCTAAGCCGGCCGCCGTCTCCGCACGGTCCGGACGCGGGGAGATCAGTTGCGCTGCTGCTTGCGACGAACAGCGTCGCGTTCGGGGACGATTTCCAGCCTCCCGTCGGAGTTGACCGTGACGTCGTATCCCGCGTACTCGAACGATACCGACCCTTCTACCTCGGCCGACGGAGAGAACAGTCGATCGAGGGCGTCCGGATTGACGGTTTCCGCGAGCGGCGGCAAGTCAGTCGGCCCGACACCCTTCAAAGCGGAGATGCTGAGAACGACGTTGGTACTGGCGAGTTCGGAATCCTCGCACGCAACGTGGTACGACTCCGCCCCTTCGTCGTAATCGATACGGCTCCGTCCCCATCCCTCGGACTGTGCGGTCATGGACTGCGCTAGGGGAGGAGAACAGACAATTATATATAAATATTCCTGTTCTCTGCACGGTTCGCAAGACTGCGCGAGGTAGGTAGCTCGTATCAGGAATTAACACGGAATCGAGTAATTGGCGTGCTACGATGGGGGTCGAGCGAAACCGGTCGAGTCGCCAACGGTGAGCGATCCGACAGGAGTGTCACGTATACCGACAAGTAGATGAGGACCGCGGGCAGAGCCTGAGCCATGTGGCCGTGGGGACATCTCGCCTTTGGATACGTCGTCTACTCACTCGTCTCGCGCGTCGCGCGCCGCCGCGCGCCTGCGTGGCCCGCAGTCGCGTTCTTGGCTCTCGGCACGCAGATGCCGGACTTGGTGGACAAACCGTTGGCGTGGACGCTGAGCATCCTCCCGAACGGCCGGTCGTTCGCTCACTCTCTCATATTCGGCACGCTAATCGCCGTCTCGATAGTGGTACTTCTCCGCCGTCTCGACGTCCGGGGTGGATTACCGTTCGCCGTCGGATACTACTCACACCTCGTCGGTGACGTCGTCATCCCGGTATCGAACGGGGATTTCGCGGATCTGGCGTTCCTCCTCTGGCCGGTGCTCCCCGTCCCGCAGGACCACCACTCCTCGGTCAGTATTCTGAGATACATCCTCACTGCCGACCTGACCTCGAGATACCTTCTCGAGATGGGTTTGGCGGGGCTGGTGGGACTGTGGTGGCTCGTCGACGGCGCCCCCGGCGCGGCCGAACTGTGGCGCGCGGTGAGACGACGCGTCCGACGCCATCCGAACTGAACACCGGGGCGATTCGGTCAGTCGTCTCATTACGAGATTCATAATCATTGGTGTGGACTGTGAGGGGGAGGTATGGACGTCGTCCTCATCACCGCGGCCGCCGCCCGACACGATTACGTGTTCGACGGCGACGGTCGAGTAATCGAGTCGCTTCCAGCTTTATCTACGCTCGCGTCCGATTCGGCCGCTTTCTCTCGGGCCTATTCGGGGGCACCGACGTCGAAAGCGACGATGCGGGTGCTTCTCTCCGGGACGCACGCGACGGACCGAAACACCGCCGAACTGCCGACACTGCTCGACAGATTCGAAGACGCGGGGTACGCCACGGCGGCCTTCCACGGCAACCCCGGCAACGAGGAGTTGGCGTCTCACGGGTTCACCGTCCCGGACGTCGAGAGCCGAGAGAACGGCGTTTCGGACCGCTTCCGCCGCGCGGTCGGGCGACGCATCGCCGACGATACGACGCTGTCGGGGGCACTCGAGGCGACGAATCGAACGCTCGGGTCGTCGTTCGGCGTCAACATCGCGTCTTCGTCGTTCGTACCGGGAGAGGTTGTGACGGACCGAGCGCTCGAGTGGATGGACCAGACGGACGGTCCGCGCTTCCTCTGGGTGCACTACGGAGACGCCCTCCCGCCGCACCAACCCCGACCGGAGACGGAGAGCGAGTCGCTCACCTCCAGGCGGGCAACTCGCCTCACTCACACCTGTCAACACGACAGCGACGAACTGACCGAGGAGGACGAAGCCGACCTCAAACGGCTCTACCGCGGCGAACTCCAGTACGTCGACGGCTGCATCGGTACGCTGTTGGAGGGTATCGACAGCCGACTCGGTCGGCGAGAGCGAACGGTGGCGTTCGCCGGAACGAACGGGTGTGCTCTCGGTGACCGGGGTGGATGGTACGACCGAGGCCGGTCGCTTTTCGACGAGTGCGTCCGCGTGCCCGTCTTCGTCGATGGCCCGACCTGCGCGACCGGAGAATACGATTTCGCGGTGTCTGCGGTGGACGTGCTTCCGACACTCGTCGGTGCCGCGGGTCGCGACCCACCGACGGTCGGAGCCGGGTCCGACCTCGGGTCGCTCACGGACCGTCGCGTCACGGAGCGACAGGTGTTCGCCCGGTCGATGGATGACCCGGGCGAGGTGATGGTCTGTAACGGTCGGTGGAAACTCCTCCGTCAACAACCGGACGGGCGCGAGAGACTGTACGACCGCAGTCAGGGGGTGGACGAAGGGCGCGACCGGTCGGGGGAGAATCTCCCGGTCCACCGGGCACTGGGGCACGCGCTCGATTGCTTCGTCGAATCGGGCGGCCTCCGCGACCGGTCGAGTTTCGGCGGCGGTAGCTCGCCCGAAGCGATTCGACAATCAAGCCGTTAATACAGTTATAACGCCTTACTAATCGGCTATACAGACGCTCTATGGGGATTCCGAGTCCGCATCTTCTTTTTCACTATTTCTTGACATTCACGTGTACCTACTATTATTCCATCGGAAGGTTTTTGTAATTAACCGTCTGTTAAGAAAATGGATGGCGTGGAATACCACTTCCGGGCACGAGGTGCGGGCGATCAGTCGCCCGCAGAACCGGCCTGCGCACCGGGCGTCAGGTCGGGGGCCCTCGCTTACGCTCCGAGGAGCCGTCGGGGGGCGGCAGGCTCGGAGCAGAGGGTCTCGCGCCATCTCGGACGACCCGTGGGTGTGTCACTCTACGGGAACCGGCGCCGGACGCGACGCCACTCCGGTCGCGACCGGCAGTTCGAGGAGACGACCGCAGACGGATACGGCTCGACGGGACGGATGCTGCCACGACTGTCACCGTCGCTTCTGTTCGTTTCCGGTTCGAGGCGATATCCGCTCCGGTCACCGTCTCTCGGACGCCGAGTCATCGCTCGTGTCACTGCACGTCAGAGGCACCCGTGCCGGGGGGCACAGAGGGGACGATGACGCAGGTACTCGGGGGAGTACAGAGAACGAGCAAACGGGGAACTGAATCAACGGGGAACTGGGGGACCGAGCCAACGGGCGGTAAACGGGGAAGGGGAAACACGGACCGAACGCAGGGAAGCAAACACGTTCCGTCGCCGACGTGAAC
Proteins encoded in this region:
- the aglF gene encoding UTP--glucose-1-phosphate uridylyltransferase AglF; the encoded protein is MKAVVLAAGKGTRLRPLTDDKPKALVEVGDQPIIEHCLDDLVSLDAEEFVVVVGHKKEQIISRLGDEYRGVPITYAHQREPAGLAHAVLTAEQYIDDDFMLMLGDNIFRANLEDVLAEQRDDSSDAAFLVEEVPWEEASRFGVCVTNDDGEIVEVVEKPDEPVSNLAMTGFYTFSPAIFDACHLVQPSDRGEYELPDAIDLLIRSGRSISTVTLEGWRIDIGYPEDRDEAERRLREVDTDRRVGRSDSASYSDSKEVSVSGDGEDE
- a CDS encoding nucleotide sugar dehydrogenase, yielding MKLCVHGIGYIGLATGALFANNGHDVVGYDPDEELVAELREGEPRTTEDDLREYVLEAMEKGFEPSTEPVEADCHLICVPTPYDEDAGRADMAYVETAGRAVADLLKPGDTVILESTVPPGTTADVLTPVLAESGLTPGEDFSVAHCPETVLPGNITHELVHNDRIIGGIDAESADRAIALYEPVTEGTIHRAPNATTAEFVKLSQNAYRDVNIAFANELARVAADYGIGSRDAIDLANNHPRVDILNPGPGVGGHCLPIDPWFLGQSSDSLDLVESARRVNDGMSEYVVELLESELGTLDGARIAVLGVAYKGNVDDTRRSPGLRLAETLSSLRPGDQRASAVTDGGTEVDVRLHDPHVEDDGIPLRSLDDSLRDADAIVISADHDAFADIDPERAASLVSNRVVVDATATLDADGWRRAGFEYVSL
- a CDS encoding HalOD1 output domain-containing protein yields the protein MTAQSEGWGRSRIDYDEGAESYHVACEDSELASTNVVLSISALKGVGPTDLPPLAETVNPDALDRLFSPSAEVEGSVSFEYAGYDVTVNSDGRLEIVPERDAVRRKQQRN
- a CDS encoding metal-dependent hydrolase, with amino-acid sequence MWPWGHLAFGYVVYSLVSRVARRRAPAWPAVAFLALGTQMPDLVDKPLAWTLSILPNGRSFAHSLIFGTLIAVSIVVLLRRLDVRGGLPFAVGYYSHLVGDVVIPVSNGDFADLAFLLWPVLPVPQDHHSSVSILRYILTADLTSRYLLEMGLAGLVGLWWLVDGAPGAAELWRAVRRRVRRHPN
- a CDS encoding sulfatase-like hydrolase/transferase, with the translated sequence MDVVLITAAAARHDYVFDGDGRVIESLPALSTLASDSAAFSRAYSGAPTSKATMRVLLSGTHATDRNTAELPTLLDRFEDAGYATAAFHGNPGNEELASHGFTVPDVESRENGVSDRFRRAVGRRIADDTTLSGALEATNRTLGSSFGVNIASSSFVPGEVVTDRALEWMDQTDGPRFLWVHYGDALPPHQPRPETESESLTSRRATRLTHTCQHDSDELTEEDEADLKRLYRGELQYVDGCIGTLLEGIDSRLGRRERTVAFAGTNGCALGDRGGWYDRGRSLFDECVRVPVFVDGPTCATGEYDFAVSAVDVLPTLVGAAGRDPPTVGAGSDLGSLTDRRVTERQVFARSMDDPGEVMVCNGRWKLLRQQPDGRERLYDRSQGVDEGRDRSGENLPVHRALGHALDCFVESGGLRDRSSFGGGSSPEAIRQSSR
- the wecB gene encoding non-hydrolyzing UDP-N-acetylglucosamine 2-epimerase, whose amino-acid sequence is MTDSVGDSDDRRVAVVLGTRPEIIKFAPILNECEKRGIECLLIHTGQHYSDGLDQVFFDQLSLPEPDYNLEVGSLGHGEQTGQMLTGIERILLDETPDVVLVQGDTNSTLAGALAATKLHIDVGHVEAGLRSFDREMPEEINRLATDHISDYLFAPTEESRQYLERESVGGEIVVTGNTVVDTLYQYRDVVRRESDVLDEHDLQPGEFYLLTAHRAENVDNPESFEKLLTGVARFAERTGRDVVYPVHPRATSGLEEFDIEVPESIRTIEPLEFLDFLCLESEAALAFTDSGGVQEETCILGTPCVTLRYSTERPETVHVGANCLAGLEPDDICDAAETMVGKSGDWPVPFGDGNASERILDTVAAEEETDVEALEAPT
- a CDS encoding PadR family transcriptional regulator, translated to MFELTGFQRDLLYVIAGSDQPSGQEIKERIGKDVGEVNHGRLYPNLDALVEEGLVEKGQQDRRTNYYKISEEGWQAIERRREWEDQYVSLGE
- the glmM gene encoding phosphoglucosamine mutase; amino-acid sequence: MFGTSGIRGAVGETVTADLALRIGQAVATDADRVVLGRDVRDSGRMLSDALSVGLRECGTDVVRVGLASTPTVARCVEWLDADAGVIVTASHNPAPDNGIKLWNPSGQAFDGDQTDAITRRIEAGDADRSRWDELGRETEDADAARRHVDTLSAQFETMEDLDVVVDLGNGTGRVTVDALYELDADVNTLDGQPDGRFPARKSEPNAETLSVLRATVPAAGADFGIAHDGDADRMVAVSDTGSYVPGDVLLALFARDVVSSGEKVAVPVDTSLLVSDVVEAEGGEVVYTPVGDVHVAEAVSQSGFVFGGEPSGAWIWPEETLAPDGHHAALRLADLVRREGPLSELVASLDDVRYETCRANVPVEKKSESMARIRDALLAEYDRVDTTDGVRVETEDGWFLVRASGTEPLVRVTAEARDESVATDLLSDARAVVESDGIVA